In one Andrena cerasifolii isolate SP2316 chromosome 2, iyAndCera1_principal, whole genome shotgun sequence genomic region, the following are encoded:
- the LOC143366349 gene encoding uncharacterized protein LOC143366349 gives MDMDTVKEYLGYVNPHWVAVVASGMYTHLRQICIIGLCFDDDSSPPFDPSYASVLFTFSVLCLLAEYKLWPRTLKEPPIQLLYIYEMLVAALTTNLATRAIWVPLMHVIYCLTQESSKWLLWVNTILGLSRYSFLTDFAYYMAKDCAAIHMAFCMSILSFVWMLDATESLDAILDTWTK, from the exons ATG GACATGGACACAGTGAAGGAGTACCTAGGATACGTAAATCCTCATTGGGTAGCGGTAGTGGCATCAGGCATGTACACTCATCTCCGACAAATCTGCATAATTGGCCTATGTTTCGATGACGACAGCAGCCCACCCTTCGATCCGTCGTACGCGTCAGTGCTTTTCACATTTTCCGTGCTGTGCCTCCTCGCGGAGTACAAACTTTGGCCGAGAACGCTTAAGGAGCCACCGATACAGCTTCTCTACATTTACGAA ATGTTGGTGGCTGCTTTGACTACGAACTTAGCGACGCGGGCGATTTGGGTACCGCTTATGCACGTCATTTATTGTTTAACTCAGGAATCAAGTAAATGG TTGCTTTGGGTAAACACGATACTGGGCCTGAGTCGTTATTCGTTTTTGACCGATTTTGCTTACTACATGGCGAAAGACTGCGCCGCGATACACATGGCCTTCTGCATGTCGATACTGTCGTTCGTGTGGATGCTGGATGCCACCGAGTCCTTGGACGCGATTTTGGATACTTGGACCAAGTAG